In the Brettanomyces nanus chromosome 1, complete sequence genome, TATCTTTTCGACAAGTTCTAATAATTCGTCGTATCTGTTGGTATGCTTAAAAGCCTTAATAATTCTGTTGAGATTATCCTTCTGAGAGACCGCTCTTATGAATTCGTGACTCCCAAGATCATTCTGCGCAtcgatgatcttcttcaacgCTATATTCCCCCATTCTCGATCATCCACAAGAAGCCATAGGGTCTTCACCACAAGTCGATTAGTGGTAGTTTCTTTCTGGACTTTAAAGAAAAGCCTCACCACTCGATCTCTCAAGGACAAATTCCCACTCTTCCTTTGAGAAAGGATGTAAATTAGGTGATAGAAGAACTGAATACCTCCAAAATCAAGCAAATCGTTCtggttttctttcttcaatgtGCAGGCTGTATCAATAAACTCTATTCCATACCTCACCAAGAGACTGTATGGGCCGAAGCTTTCGTTGTCGTTGGTAATGAGATCATGAACTAGCGATTGAATAATGGTTGGGATTCCGTCTAAGGAACCAATAATCGTTCGGTaattatcatcattaacTAGCAGTCTGATAACTTTGAATCGAGACGTCATTGGGAGACCGTGGAAAGTACGGAATATGTTCCTGTAGAAGCGAAGATTTAGAAACATCTTACGATAAGTAGGCGAAGAGTACTCGTAGATATAGTTCGTATCACTAATAATATCATTGGTCGCCTGTTCGTTGCGATTACTAACAAAGCTTGCTAATATAGAGGAAAGCATTTGTGGTGCAGAGTTGGCTATCAGGGCTGCTGCAAGCTGGTCCTTGCGTGTTTTCTCATGTCGAAACATCTCAAATATTAAATGAGCAGCAAGCATCTGTTGATCTGCATGCTCCGATTTTAGTAATTCCACCACAAACTGATGACCTCCGCATGATACTAAACTTTGAATACCAGTCTTGGAGTTACCAAGTAATCTCACCAGTTGATATACCAATTGCGAATCCTCTGTATACAGTTTTAGCAGCAATGGAATGCATCCACTATAGCAAAACTCGTCAAGACTGGCAGGATGTTTCTCAAATAAGTTAGTAGCTATCCTAATCATCTCCAACTTCACAGCATCGGGacattttctttcattaAGAGAAAACACAAAATTAATGACAAAGTTACCCTCCACTAGCTTGCTGACGAGCAATGGATCGTCAAAATTCTGAACCCGCCGTAGGTCCTCAAGGTTGGACTCTGCCAACCTGTCGGCTATATTCAACTGTGTTTTCGAAGAATTGAACATACGACTGTTACCAGTGAATACTGTATCATCAGTACCAGCTAAGTCAAATCCATCGGCAAAATTGCCAGAAGTCTCTCTGTACATTTTCACTTTCCGCTCCTTAGCTGTTTTCAAGTAATCGAGAGTAGCAgtatcaaattcatcttcgtagtcttcaaaatcttctaAATCTTCCTTATATTTATCAAGTTTATGGTTTCTAGAATGGGTTGAAGATTCATTGTTTAGTATCCAGGGATGgcttttcaactcctcagCTGTAAGTCGCATATCTGGTTTCTCAACAAGACAGCTGTTTTCCAAAAAGGATCGACAGTTAGAAGATATGAAATCGGGATATTCGATTGGCTCTCCGACTCCTATGGCGTGACAAGCAGGTAATGGATCGTATTGAGAAAATGGTGGCTCGCCTGTAAGTAACTCGATTACGGTAGCTCCCAAACTCCAAATATCAGACGACATCGATGCCCCCCTCAGCTTTATTACCTCTGGAGCCATCCAATAAACAGAACCATTGGGCTCTTTCTTAGTTTCCTCATCGTCCTCGTTCAGATTAAGACTGACACCAAAATCAATAAGCCTGATGGTACCATTATCCACCAAGATATTGGCAGCTTTGATATCTCTATGAACGATTCCATTCGAATGAAGATAACTTAAACCTTCAAGAATCTGCCGAGTATATTGGACTACTTGTAGTTCGCTCAGGCCTCCTTTATTTCTCACAAGTTTACGCAAAGAACCTCCTGAACAATATTCAATGATAAGATTCAATTCTTTGTGATCCAAATGATAATGATAAAGATGAATCACGTTAGGATGATCAAGATTTTTCATAATAAGAATCTCCTTGAGGATCGTGTCCACGTCTTCGTCACTAGATATGAAGCCGATTGTCTTCATGGCGAAAACTCGACCTGATGGTATATGAATAACCTTATAAACCTGTCCAAAGGCACCTTTTCCTAGGACGCTAACTTTCTCAAATTGCTCAAACTCTGATACGCTGAGATCTGAGATTTTATTGGCCACTTTGACAGTCCAATTTCGACCACTCGATGGAGTAGTTcgataagaagaagcactACCAACAGAAATAGCTCTTTCGCTTTTCTTTGAGCTCTCTTTGTGGCTCTCTTTGCGACTCTCTTTGCGACTCTCTTTGTGGCTCTCTTTGTGGCTCTTACTTTGGCTCTCTTTGTGGCTCTTACTTTGGCTCTTACTTTGGCTCTTACTTTGGCTCTTACTTATATGTGATCTCTGTAATTGATCAGCGATACTATCGacatcaacttcatcaagaaactCATTGTCGGGTTCATCAGGTTCTCTGAATATTTGTAATAGATGCTCTGCAGTACCAGGCGGCATCACCTTTGCATGCAATATATTTTCAGGCAGTGcgtaagaaagaagaggtaGCATAGCATAACAAAGGGAAGTGTAAAAGAAGAGTAAAATAGACGCGTGGTCGCGCCGAAGTTGAAGGGTCAAAAAAAGGTTACGACGCGTAGATCGACGTCGAAGAGTATCTCTAAGCTTTACAGAATAGATTATAGTGTATACCtgattatgaagaagaagaagaagactctTTCGGTCTCGTATCAGCAtccgctgctgctgctgcttctgtaGCCGCCTTCACTTTGGCGTTCAGCCTAGCAGCTTCTTCAGCCTGGTTCTCCTCACTccaagagaaaagagagggATCCCCCAACTTTCTGGGATGCACAAGATGAACAATGGCAAAGCCTACAGCCAATAGAATACAAACGCATCCTCCCACCATCCAGCATATTCCCAAGAAAGTATTTCTTCCACCTATGACAGATCTGGTGGAAAGATAGATGTATTTATGGCCGTCGTaaggaagaacaggaaagTGAAGGCCGATTGAAACCTCATAGGTACCCTTAGTCAacttatcatcatcattacGACCCACCATTTTTGAGAAAGGAGTAAGTGCTGCTGGGGCCATCCAGTTCTGTAACTCAGGCCAGTCAGCAATGTTTGGCATGTTTGTAGAATTGTAGCCATTCGGATACATTTTGATCCAGTTAGGAGGAGGAACAACCTCATCAGGACTGTACTTGGTCTTCTTGAACCGGCCCTTGTTATATCCCCATGCTATTCCCTCTCTGTATAGCATATAGTCATCAGTAGTGTCGTTCACAGCGTTCAAAATGGAATAGGTGTCGTTAAACAAGGAGTTGGCAATCAATCCACACGGATATATAAGCTTTCCCGTAGCATCGTCAACAGACAATGGTTTACAATTCTGTCCCTCGGTATTTTTAACATCAGAGATACTGGCTCTTTTGCCCAAGATTTGGTCCTCACTGAAAGATGATGCAAATCTTCTGTGATTAGGATAGAAGTTTCTGAGCatataaaagaagaaaatggaaggACCAATATCATTGGGTATCTGGAACTGAAGCTGGCAGATGGCTCTGTCATCAGGATAATCATCCCATATAGAGGAACTGTTGGTATTCAACTTCCACTGAGCAGTAACattcatctctttggagAAATGATATTTCAAGTATTTTTCAGGTACTTCGGAGTAATAATCATAACTGGCCAGGTTCTCGCATTGACTGTAATCAATGATTAACTGCTCCACTTTGTGAGCACCATAGAACATGGCAGCTCCAAGAGGAACAAAGACAACGGCCATAGCGATTAACGCAGGAATCACATTTTTCGGCGTGAGAATTGGATGAACTGCCCTGAGCTTCTGCTGTGTGAACGAGTTAACCTTGGgtcttctgttcttcttcttcttcttctcatcttccgAGCCTGAATCTGAAATgtcgtcttcatcttcagattcTTCCATCGGATCGTGTTCGGTCTGATCAGCATCTTCCGATGACTGTGAATTGTTATTGTGGCGTCTCTTCAACCCTCCAAAAGTTTCTGCAAGACCCATGATGTACTTAACGAGGATTAACCGGAGATAAATACAGGTAGTGTGTTTAGAAGACTCATGAAAATTCGACGCTTTGCCCGCGAGCCAGGTGGAGGCCAGGTGGAGGCCAGGTGGAGGCCCGGTAGAGGCCCGGTAGAGGCTCGCTAAAGGCTCGCTAAAGGCTCGCTAAAGGCTCGGTTTTTTTCTGCGAGCCACCGCGTCTTCCCAGCTTTGTCACTGTATTTATACGATACTTCATTACTATATACACGTATCTATCAGACACTTTATTGCgcttctgcctctttgGCCTCTTCAGCCTCTTTGGCCCCTTCTGACACCTCCGTAGAAAACTTTGCCTTACTAATCAATATTTCCAATAATGTAACCTTATTGGCAGCCTTACCTAGCTCCTCCACATGCTCTAGAAATGGAGATATATCAGTAgtcatcttctggaattGAGACTGTGACTTCTCCGGTAACGAGCTTACATTACTCTGCAATAGTTTCAAGATCGCGTAAGCATGTTGCCATTTGTCGAAGCTATTCGAAGGCTCcaaaatctctttttcaGCATTCACCTCGTATGGTACGAACTTTTCACTGAAGGATTCCAAAGCCTTTTTAATCTTGTTGTTGAGAATCTGTTCATCCTTTGGAGACACTGTAGTGTTTTCCGCCGCTCTGTTCAATAATAATTGGGTAAAAAGGCACAATTGGCTGGCCTTTATTAGTGCCGTCTCCTTCTCAGTAGCCTTGTTATGTTTAAAAATATGGTGCAACTTTCTATAGGCCCAGTCCAAATCCGTCACCCCGCTCTGTTTGGCTTGTAGAGTTCTTAATAGTATGATGGCCTCGATATTTCTCGGTCCAAATATCTTCTGACTTCTATAGTTCTGTAGATTATACACAAATGTTAAGTCCTCGCCAAATAAACCGAACTCTGCACTCTTGTAGAGTAATGCATTGATCATAGACGGTGCAAGGAAGTCTGGAGCATGACGATCCACCTTGCTAAGTGTCTTCTTGACGGCTTCCAACTCCTCCGGTAGTATTAGTTGGTTAATAAAGTGAACGAACCGCCTCTTTGATGGAATACCAGGGTATTTTTTTGGTAATATAGGACGTCCTTCGGAATCCGCAACGTCTAACGATGTAAGTAAATCTGCATTCTTCTGTCTATAAACAATTGGCTTCCATTTCTTAGGTAATGATCTAGCATAGACGTACTCGTCCACTTGTTGCTTGATACTGTAAAGTGTCTGTTCAGTTCCCGAAACCGATGTGGCAAGTAATCGGATTGCACTTGGCCTTGTGACCAGAACCCTATGAAACATTTAGCTAATTGAAGCTTCCAGACAAAGGCCCTaagtcctcttcttcccagtgcaaaaattttccttcttcctcaacaatAGCTTCGCCACATCAGTAATGCGCCACAGACGGAGTCAGACACTTCAGCGTTTCCAGGTTTCCCGATTTGGTCCTATTTCAACCTGCATCAATACAGGACCTTTCTAGTCCATGGCAAAGTTCCCTGCATTGTTTCAACAGCACGAATTGTTGTATACATCGTTTGGTGGTCAGCTCGCTTTTGCGCCACATCCGGTGGAAACCCCGGTAGTTCGCTCGGGAACCCCTGCCAGCTCGGCAGCCTCGGCAGCCTCGCAGCCTCGCAGAAACAACCCACGCCGTGTACGATCCGCACCGCGTTTGctattttcctttttctttagtGTGACTTTCGCTTACTAACTCGAATGATTCTCATTCGACTTTTAGTACGATCTCActccttttttgttttcctctttcttcttatctgTCGATAGTtattgttctttttctctcttttcctGATGTCCAACTCAACCATACCCATGGGTTTACTCTCTCGTCTTATAGACCTGTCAGATCTCGCCCTAATAGATTCGGATATTCAACCGGATTCCGTTAAGGTTCCGAGACAGGGACTTGTTCCCGGTTATTCCGATGGTATTACAGCCTTGGCTTTACCTATCGTAGCATACTGGACGTATTCGTCGTTCTTTCATATTATGGATGTTTATAGGCTTGCAGAAGGTCATAGAATTCATCCTACTGAGGAGATGCTAAAGAAAAATAGAGCTACTCAGTATGAGGTGGTGAGAGATGTCATTATCCAGCATATAATCCAGACCATCACAGGTTTCTTGgcattttctttggataCTCAAGAGTATACCGGCTATGAGAACTCTGAAATTTGGGACTTGAGACAGAAAGTTCCAAGTATCATTCCTACTTGGCTTCTTTATATTGGTTATTGGTACCTAATTCCTTTAGTTCGAATCTCCATTGGCTTTGTTATTATCGATACTTGGCAGTTCACTTTGCACAGATTTATGCATCAGCATCCTTTTATGTACAGGCATTTCCATTCCAGACATCACCAATTATACGTTCCTTATGCTTATGGTGCCTTGTTCAACCATCCTTTGGAAGGCTTGTTGTTGGATACCGTGGGAACTGGTGTCGCGTCAATGGCAGTCAAACTTTCTCAGAGAGAATGCATTTTCTTGTACACATTCTCCACCATGAAGACTGTTGATGACCATTGTGGATACTCGTTCTCGTTTGatcttttccaaagacTCTTTCCTAACAACTCAATCTATCATGACATCCATCACCAGCACTTTGGTATCAAGTACAACTATTCCCAGCCCTTTTTCACTTTCTGGGACCGTTTATTTGGCACTAGATTCACTGGTACCGATGCTTACACCGATAAGAATGGTAAGATTACTCTGGAAGGTTATCATCGATTCCTGATGGACAGAACAagcaagagaaaagagattgcTAAAGAATATCATACCCAATTCCATGAAATTTCTGGTTCCGAAGACGAGGAGGATTCTCCAGAAAACCCTATcaaccagaagaagaagagtcaGTAGATACCTCGATTTGACTCGATGTCATCTTTTATTTTCACTTAATACATTAATACTTATTTACATGAtacctctttcttcactcGCTCATTTCAACGCCTTCTCTCTAATTTCGTCTAGCACAACAAACTTGTCTCTAGGGCTCATTTGATCCATCTCTGTGTGTTGTACTAGCTCTGTATTCCAGCACTTATCCTGGCCTTTCCTCCATAAACTGTCCCAGTATATCTTAGTCTTTAATTTGAACTCATCCACCACCGTACTAAGGTCGCTGGTAGCTTCCTGCGACCACGTTGGTCTGTATTGGCCCGAATACCATATCTGCTGAtattcatttcttcttcttaatgTCTCtgcttcctttcttttggACACTTCTCTCATATATCTTAACTCAACTAATGCATGGTACGCTTGTATGGCCTTTTGGTAATTTTCAAACTCCGCCACTGCCATAGGTCtccaaagatctcttctcttggaCGGTTTTCTGTTCTCCCAATTGGGCCTAAAAAACTGTTGTTTTATCTGGTACTTGCCTACATGAGGAGTTTGAGAATAGATCACTTGTCCTGATTCGATGTTACGAAACAGGAATATTTGAGGTGCAAAGCCGTTTACTTTCAACCAGTTGGCATTTCTGAACTTGCTTGCCATCTTGtaggtggtggtggtgagtaagaagagaagaggttgGGTCTCAATGATGGctcgaaaatttttcccCTATTAACTACCACGCGCGCCTACCAGGGGGGTCGCCATCAGGGAGGTTCACCAGATACAAAAACTGAATGTCCTTCACTTGTCTTTCGATTACTGACTTGTCCTCTGCTCACTATCATGTCCGAAGAAGCAACGTCTGATATTCCTGTTCC is a window encoding:
- a CDS encoding uncharacterized protein (EggNog:ENOG41); this encodes MGLAETFGGLKRRHNNNSQSSEDADQTEHDPMEESEDEDDISDSGSEDEKKKKKNRRPKVNSFTQQKLRAVHPILTPKNVIPALIAMAVVFVPLGAAMFYGAHKVEQLIIDYSQCENLASYDYYSEVPEKYLKYHFSKEMNVTAQWKLNTNSSSIWDDYPDDRAICQLQFQIPNDIGPSIFFFYMLRNFYPNHRRFASSFSEDQILGKRASISDVKNTEGQNCKPLSVDDATGKLIYPCGLIANSLFNDTYSILNAVNDTTDDYMLYREGIAWGYNKGRFKKTKYSPDEVVPPPNWIKMYPNGYNSTNMPNIADWPELQNWMAPAALTPFSKMVGRNDDDKLTKGTYEVSIGLHFPVLPYDGHKYIYLSTRSVIGGRNTFLGICWMVGGCVCILLAVGFAIVHLVHPRKLGDPSLFSWSEENQAEEAARLNAKVKAATEAAAAADADTRPKESSSSSS
- a CDS encoding uncharacterized protein (BUSCO:EOG09342FPD); the protein is MGLLSRLIDLSDLALIDSDIQPDSVKVPRQGLVPGYSDGITALALPIVAYWTYSSFFHIMDVYRLAEGHRIHPTEEMLKKNRATQYEVVRDVIIQHIIQTITGFLAFSLDTQEYTGYENSEIWDLRQKVPSIIPTWLLYIGYWYLIPLVRISIGFVIIDTWQFTLHRFMHQHPFMYRHFHSRHHQLYVPYAYGALFNHPLEGLLLDTVGTGVASMAVKLSQRECIFLYTFSTMKTVDDHCGYSFSFDLFQRLFPNNSIYHDIHHQHFGIKYNYSQPFFTFWDRLFGTRFTGTDAYTDKNGKITLEGYHRFLMDRTSKRKEIAKEYHTQFHEISGSEDEEDSPENPINQKKKSQ
- a CDS encoding uncharacterized protein (EggNog:ENOG41); the encoded protein is MASKFRNANWLKVNGFAPQIFLFRNIESGQVIYSQTPHVGKYQIKQQFFRPNWENRKPSKRRDLWRPMAVAEFENYQKAIQAYHALVELRYMREVSKRKEAETLRRRNEYQQIWYSGQYRPTWSQEATSDLSTVVDEFKLKTKIYWDSLWRKGQDKCWNTELVQHTEMDQMSPRDKFVVLDEIREKALK
- a CDS encoding uncharacterized protein (BUSCO:EOG09340B3C) — encoded protein: MLPLLSYALPENILHAKVMPPGTAEHLLQIFREPDEPDNEFLDEVDVDSIADQLQRSHISKSQSKSQSKSQSKSHKESQSKSHKESHKESRKESRKESHKESSKKSERAISVGSASSYRTTPSSGRNWTVKVANKISDLSVSEFEQFEKVSVLGKGAFGQVYKVIHIPSGRVFAMKTIGFISSDEDVDTILKEILIMKNLDHPNVIHLYHYHLDHKELNLIIEYCSGGSLRKLVRNKGGLSELQVVQYTRQILEGLSYLHSNGIVHRDIKAANILVDNGTIRLIDFGVSLNLNEDDEETKKEPNGSVYWMAPEVIKLRGASMSSDIWSLGATVIELLTGEPPFSQYDPLPACHAIGVGEPIEYPDFISSNCRSFLENSCLVEKPDMRLTAEELKSHPWILNNESSTHSRNHKLDKYKEDLEDFEDYEDEFDTATLDYLKTAKERKVKMYRETSGNFADGFDLAGTDDTVFTGNSRMFNSSKTQLNIADRLAESNLEDLRRVQNFDDPLLVSKLVEGNFVINFVFSLNERKCPDAVKLEMIRIATNLFEKHPASLDEFCYSGCIPLLLKLYTEDSQLVYQLVRLLGNSKTGIQSLVSCGGHQFVVELLKSEHADQQMLAAHLIFEMFRHEKTRKDQLAAALIANSAPQMLSSILASFVSNRNEQATNDIISDTNYIYEYSSPTYRKMFLNLRFYRNIFRTFHGLPMTSRFKVIRLLVNDDNYRTIIGSLDGIPTIIQSLVHDLITNDNESFGPYSLLVRYGIEFIDTACTLKKENQNDLLDFGGIQFFYHLIYILSQRKSGNLSLRDRVVRLFFKVQKETTTNRLVVKTLWLLVDDREWGNIALKKIIDAQNDLGSHEFIRAVSQKDNLNRIIKAFKHTNRYDELLELVEKIVEIELPERPDSLVVEALAQSETVIDSLYRNLVSDRYDRKPILNFLYMLCENNRPLSSLLVELKGKLTDLGNALRSSHRNIDNVELLDDILHIIRSETLLILENFEFDVVACLCKHLDRKDLLSLVQAYPKYKRVINGVLFSRIRLSLSEKDDSLDYCSKYFDTSSIYHPYRESVVSNGRSFLLLAYSLLNNPELGGLVKRIQIDPAFLSRRDVWSAKLALFISDEEVNYILSTMGFDCRRLSVLDGVILMSAKLTGLKVLTASEMDWGHIVQILPNFDQLEELSLKVRTKDDTGITIGNTSLKKLTKLKVCYEAYSENQLRSLSQELEKQEVLQQLDTFELCLSGTNFDRKAPISWLSFFDCLPDNMVFKNLKSFKLKNCQFDERQVEIIDLLKKLIPWRNLETLYLQVHEYSHKYNRHISDDGHTVLDLLTPQFYKLSSLTVKETKNCCFCQYNSLVRMLEAFRRLQFLSISGDLKNRRNYLGMLKVIADYKGLKKICLFDRFVSSKLENNLQNWFVFQNLCKFNTFRNYRVEHVIQDTQGECFDCYLSLSFSEFNESQASLLLLFWKTFMVDFKLDTLFKRSTTPLQLKLFGYNFKVIPRKKLVTLYISNRATYKPLMYY